TTTTAATTGATAAAATAAGTGGAAGATGGATGATAATAGTAGAAACAAGCAAGATGAAGTATTTTCGATTCGTGTACGTGCCGGGAAAAAAAGAACATATTTTTTCGATGTAAAAACAACAAAAAATGATGATTATTACCTTACTATAACTGAAAGTAAGCGTGATTTTAAAAATCCTAATTATTACATCAAACACAAAATATTTCTTTACAAAGAAGACTTTAACAAATTTTTAAAAGCTTTAAACGATTCAGTTGATCATGTAAAAAATGAACTGTTGCCTGATTTTGAATACGATATGTATGACAGAGATGAGGACTTGCAAGTAAATGATGAGGAAGAAAAAAAGAATGACTAATTGTTAAGGGAGGTTCTATTAATTTTGGTTTTATGTTTAACGTATTTATTATTATTCGTTTACACGGTATAGTAAAACGCAATTTATGACCGCTCTGCATATATCATATTAGAATATTTCATATAAATTAATTTTAATCTGTGAATCTGTNNNNNNNNNNNNNNNNNNNNNNNNNNNNNNNNNNNNNNNNNNNNNNNNNNNNNNNNNNNNNNNNNNNNNNNNNNNNNNNNNNNNNNNNNNNNNNNNNNNNTCTGTGGCTTTAATATTTTTTTACCCACACAAATCAACATAGAACTTTAATTTTTAATGGTAAACTTATCATTTTATAAGGGTTATTGTGCCTTTATATAAATGATTTGGAGTGTTTCCTTCATACTGAATAATAACAATATAAGTTCCAATATCACAAGCATTACCTTTATAGTAACCATCCCAACCTTCTTTGGTTGAGTTAGTTGAAAATACTTTTTCGCCCCAGCGATTAAAGATTATCATATTAAATTTTGATAAATTAAAGGCTTTAACTTTAAATGTATCGTTTAGTCCATCATTATTTGGGGTAAAAGCAGTGGGAATATGTAAAACAGGATCGTATTCAAAACAAATTTCATTTGACCATGATTGTAAGTTTTCATTGTCTTTTTGCACTGCAACAATTCTGTAACATTGTTTTCTTCCATCCAATCCAACTGTAATTGAGGCAGTAGTGTCGATGTTTCCTTTATTATATAAATTGAAAGTTTCGACATCATTTACACGTCTGTAAATATCGTATCTTTCAACGCCATTTTTCCATCCGATGTAATCATTCCATGAAAGCTTGATATCAAATTCTGTTGTTTTATTTCCTTTAAGAAGTATTGAACGGTGTATTGAACTTTCAAACCTATCACTACACACATTGCTTACTGCAATAATGTAGTCATAAAAAAATTCATGAGTTAATACATTTTTATCAACGTATTCTAAAACATTTTTAGGGAATGAATCTACTAAATTCCAAGTATCTCTATACTTAGGATTACCTTTAAATAAAAGTGTTTTTCTGTTGTAATATTGGTCATTAATAAGTTCCCAACTGATTTTTGTTTCTAAATCATTTTCAATTTTTGTTGTAACAACTTTTATGTTTGGAAATAATGAATCAATAGAAACAACTTTGTTTTTTATCTCCCCAATACATCCCCATTCTGAAGTTTCCTGAACCTGAATATATCCTGAAGGAGGTGAAAGCCATTCAGCAAATATTTTATACTTACCATCTTGGCTGGTAAATATTCCGCCATTAATTGTCCAGTTAAAAGATGAATTGGTAAATCCATTTACTGAATATTCTTTATTGGAATTGTCAGGAAAACAAATAGTTGAATCTCCAAAAATTTGACTTGTTGTTGGTATAGGATGGACATGAACAATAGTATCAATTATTTTATTTGTACAACTGTCTTTTGTTATTTCTAATACAGAAAGTGTAAAATCTCCTTTTCCCTGCCAATATACCTCAATTGTGTTGCTATACTGACCGCTAAAAACAATATTTGAATCATCTATTTCCCATACATAAATAGAATTTTGAAAGCCTTGAACAGAATATGTAAAAGTATCAAATTCGCATATATCAAAATTGCCGTTTATGGGTGAAGTATTTGGTAAAGGATTTAAAACTATTTTTTGATAAACAGTATCTCCATAACAATATTTATTATTTACCGAATCATAACTTGTTTCAAAAACTTGTAGTAATGCTATTTGTTCCTTAGCCCAATTTACACCTATTTCATTTTTTCCATTTCCCCAAATAATATTTCCACCATTAATCTTCCAATTATAATTAGAGCCATTAACATTTAAAACATTGTAGGGTTCATTTAATGTATAAGCACAAAGATTTGTATCTCCAAAAATATCAGATGTTTCAAGATGGTAGCTAATTATAACTTCCTTAGTTGCAGAATCACTTACACAGCCTTCCTTTGTTGTTTCAATAGCTGTTATTCTTGCTATTCCTGAGTCAGGGAAACTTACTTTTATTGCATTCTTTGATCCAAAATCTGTTCTTGTAGCAAGATAAACTTTCCATTGATAAGTAGAGCCTAAAGATTCTTTAACGCTAAAATCAACATTCACTACATTTGGACAAACAACGTTTGGTCCTATAATCTTAATTTGAGGACGAATTATTTTCACGTCTAATTTTGACGTATCACCAATACATCCATAAGTATTTGATTCAACAACACTTATTTTCCCTTTTATGCTATCAGTCCAAAGTATATTAATAGCATAGGAATTTGCTCCTGACATTTGTGTGCCTCCGTCTAAAGTCCAGTAAAAGGTTGAACTTAGTTTTTTTGGTGCTTTATATT
This region of Bacteroidota bacterium genomic DNA includes:
- a CDS encoding gliding motility-associated C-terminal domain-containing protein, whose product is MFIKIFKILLFFIVLSFSSYNSYSTHLMGGSFTYEYLGQAGNSYKYKLKIQMFRDCQNSTTPFDQTIRVGIYNNNFSKNKYDITSINLKSETTVNPPSGGSNCSFVPNVCIRKGYYEKIVYLPYSSTGYHLLHQRCCRNNLTNLAAHMGQSYYAFIPAQSYQNNSPYFSGIPTPYICANDTINISYSAIDPDGDSLVYSFVRPNAGGTVNDPAPYPSSNLSLPLTKVYYASSYSFTKPFGITGISSINHNTGLVKLMSPQAGLYAIAVEVKEYRNAVLLSSVIRDIELIILNCPKNDLPKLLIKGGVTSFTIEEGDIIGFDIKYTDKDSMYFTHEGGLFGGSSSNVSSPYATLSDVNGKDTIKTAFLWQTSCNHGRSNPYFFTVTVKDNGCPYKTTIDVFQIKVDPFTGPDSIRGAVNVCEYDSGLTYVVYGLSDNSHVNWQVSGGTIKSGQGTDTIIVDWGSSGSGILKVYETSRFGCGPELQTFGVNIYKLPEANAGKDRIICSRDTIILGDSLADTNNTYIWSPSDFLNDTSLANPQLTIKNITHFQLRKKYYLTVKNKNDCISTDSVLITINPEPDTFNISGSIVPCYKGIFEYKAPKKLSSTFYWTLDGGTQMSGANSYAINILWTDSIKGKISVVESNTYGCIGDTSKLDVKIIRPQIKIIGPNVVCPNVVNVDFSVKESLGSTYQWKVYLATRTDFGSKNAIKVSFPDSGIARITAIETTKEGCVSDSATKEVIISYHLETSDIFGDTNLCAYTLNEPYNVLNVNGSNYNWKINGGNIIWGNGKNEIGVNWAKEQIALLQVFETSYDSVNNKYCYGDTVYQKIVLNPLPNTSPINGNFDICEFDTFTYSVQGFQNSIYVWEIDDSNIVFSGQYSNTIEVYWQGKGDFTLSVLEITKDSCTNKIIDTIVHVHPIPTTSQIFGDSTICFPDNSNKEYSVNGFTNSSFNWTINGGIFTSQDGKYKIFAEWLSPPSGYIQVQETSEWGCIGEIKNKVVSIDSLFPNIKVVTTKIENDLETKISWELINDQYYNRKTLLFKGNPKYRDTWNLVDSFPKNVLEYVDKNVLTHEFFYDYIIAVSNVCSDRFESSIHRSILLKGNKTTEFDIKLSWNDYIGWKNGVERYDIYRRVNDVETFNLYNKGNIDTTASITVGLDGRKQCYRIVAVQKDNENLQSWSNEICFEYDPVLHIPTAFTPNNDGLNDTFKVKAFNLSKFNMIIFNRWGEKVFSTNSTKEGWDGYYKGNACDIGTYIVIIQYEGNTPNHLYKGTITLIK
- a CDS encoding DUF3276 family protein, which encodes MDDNSRNKQDEVFSIRVRAGKKRTYFFDVKTTKNDDYYLTITESKRDFKNPNYYIKHKIFLYKEDFNKFLKALNDSVDHVKNELLPDFEYDMYDRDEDLQVNDEEEKKND